One window of Pseudomonas sp. ML2-2023-3 genomic DNA carries:
- a CDS encoding DUF2878 domain-containing protein, with translation MLKNLANAGLFQLGWFACVVGGNSLWLVLAGGALMAHLLWISRSMAEVRLIVVVCLLGTAVDSLLLNAGVFVFKQPGLLIPFWLILLWALLAITLNHCLAWTAKPWWRAVLLGAIGGPLSYYAGQRLGAVQFPLGLWPTLAGLSLLWAGLFAVLVAVAARLRPVAQQS, from the coding sequence ATGCTTAAGAATCTGGCCAATGCCGGGCTGTTCCAGCTCGGCTGGTTTGCCTGTGTGGTGGGCGGCAACAGCCTGTGGCTCGTGCTGGCAGGTGGTGCATTGATGGCGCATCTGCTGTGGATAAGCCGCTCAATGGCAGAGGTCCGTTTAATCGTGGTCGTGTGTTTGCTCGGCACTGCCGTAGACAGCCTGCTGCTCAATGCCGGAGTTTTCGTCTTCAAGCAGCCCGGTTTGTTGATTCCATTCTGGCTGATACTGCTTTGGGCCCTGCTGGCCATCACCTTGAACCACTGTCTGGCGTGGACTGCCAAGCCCTGGTGGCGGGCTGTTTTGCTGGGAGCCATCGGTGGACCGCTGTCGTATTACGCCGGGCAACGTCTGGGCGCGGTGCAATTCCCTCTGGGCCTGTGGCCGACGCTGGCCGGGTTGAGCCTGTTGTGGGCGGGGTTGTTTGCGGTCCTTGTAGCAGTTGCCGCCAGGCTACGTCCGGTTGCGCAGCAATCGTAA
- a CDS encoding YkgJ family cysteine cluster protein: MTNIPLTEITEPAVTCSTCAACCCQLEVMLITDTGVPERFIDNDDWGGEVMLRLDDGWCAALDRNTMMCTIYELRPLICREFEMGDVECLNERQGIATAYR, from the coding sequence ATGACCAACATCCCCCTGACCGAAATTACCGAACCCGCTGTCACGTGTTCGACGTGCGCGGCGTGCTGCTGCCAACTGGAAGTGATGTTGATCACTGATACCGGCGTGCCCGAGCGCTTCATCGACAACGATGACTGGGGCGGTGAAGTGATGCTGCGCCTGGATGATGGCTGGTGTGCGGCCCTGGACCGCAACACCATGATGTGCACCATTTATGAGCTGCGCCCGCTGATTTGTCGCGAGTTCGAAATGGGCGATGTTGAATGCCTCAACGAACGCCAGGGCATTGCGACGGCGTATCGTTAA
- a CDS encoding acyloxyacyl hydrolase: MKRLFCLAAVAAVALGQSFTANAAGLEFGVGHTSESTMTYRLGLKSDWDNSWLQSDVGRLTGYWDGAYTYWEGDKSSASSSLSFSPVLVYEFAGERVKPYVEAGIGVALFSHTEVEGNKLGTAFQFEDRLGFGVRFAGGHEVGIRATHYSNAGISSTNDGVESYALHYTMAL, translated from the coding sequence ATGAAGCGACTGTTTTGTTTGGCTGCGGTTGCAGCCGTTGCACTGGGGCAAAGTTTTACGGCAAACGCTGCCGGGCTTGAATTTGGGGTAGGGCACACCAGCGAATCGACCATGACGTATCGGCTTGGCTTGAAGTCGGATTGGGACAACAGCTGGCTGCAAAGTGATGTCGGTCGTCTGACCGGTTATTGGGATGGTGCTTACACCTACTGGGAAGGTGACAAGTCATCCGCGAGCAGCAGTCTGTCGTTCTCGCCCGTACTGGTGTACGAATTTGCGGGTGAAAGGGTAAAGCCCTATGTCGAGGCTGGTATTGGGGTCGCGTTGTTTTCTCACACCGAAGTTGAAGGGAACAAGCTGGGAACGGCCTTCCAGTTTGAGGACCGTCTTGGCTTCGGTGTGCGCTTTGCGGGGGGGCATGAAGTCGGGATTCGTGCGACCCACTATTCCAATGCCGGGATTTCCAGCACCAATGACGGCGTAGAAAGCTATGCGCTGCATTACACAATGGCGCTGTAG
- the murI gene encoding glutamate racemase: protein MSEAPIGVFDSGVGGLSVLKEIHALLPNESLLYVADCGHIPYGEKSPEFIRQRCAVMADFFQRQGAKALVLACNTATVAGVADLRQRYPDWPMVGMEPAVKPAAAATRSGVVGVLATTGTLQSAKFAALLDRFASDVRVITQPCPGLVELIETGDLHSEALCTLLRGYVEPLLAAGCDTIILGCTHYPFLKPLLARMLPPSITLIDTGAAVARQLQRLLADQGLLAAGPPSDTQFWTSASPEHMGNILPVLWNKSGVVRSFCL from the coding sequence ATGAGTGAGGCGCCGATTGGGGTTTTTGACTCCGGCGTTGGCGGTTTGTCGGTACTCAAGGAAATTCATGCACTGCTGCCCAACGAGTCGCTGCTCTATGTGGCGGACTGCGGGCATATTCCCTATGGCGAAAAAAGCCCTGAATTTATTCGCCAGCGCTGTGCCGTAATGGCTGATTTTTTCCAGCGTCAGGGGGCCAAGGCACTGGTGCTGGCCTGTAATACGGCGACGGTGGCGGGGGTGGCTGACCTGCGTCAGCGTTATCCCGACTGGCCCATGGTCGGCATGGAACCTGCGGTCAAACCCGCTGCAGCGGCCACTCGCAGCGGCGTGGTGGGTGTGCTCGCGACGACGGGCACGTTGCAAAGTGCCAAATTTGCCGCCTTGCTTGATCGTTTTGCCAGCGATGTCCGGGTGATCACCCAGCCATGCCCGGGCCTGGTGGAGCTGATCGAGACCGGTGACTTGCACAGCGAAGCCTTGTGCACCCTGTTGCGGGGTTATGTCGAGCCGTTGCTGGCAGCGGGCTGTGACACGATCATTCTTGGCTGCACCCATTACCCTTTTCTCAAGCCTCTGCTTGCCCGGATGCTCCCACCCTCGATCACCCTGATCGATACCGGCGCTGCCGTGGCCCGTCAGCTTCAGCGTTTGTTGGCTGATCAAGGCTTGCTGGCAGCCGGCCCTCCCAGTGACACGCAGTTCTGGACCAGCGCCTCACCTGAACACATGGGAAATATCCTGCCTGTGTTGTGGAATAAATCTGGCGTTGTGCGAAGCTTCTGTCTGTAA
- a CDS encoding molybdopterin-synthase adenylyltransferase MoeB has protein sequence MLTDEELLRYSRQILLQQVDIDGQLKLKNSRVLIIGLGGLGSPVALYLAAAGIGELHLADFDSVDLTNLQRQIIHDTANVGESKVDSASRRLRLINPLIKLVAHRSALDADSLAEAVSAVDLVLDCCDNFATREAVNKACVAARKPLVSGAAIRLEGQLSVFDSRQPASPCYHCLYGHGSEAELTCSEAGVMGPLVGLVGSLQALEALKILAGFGEPLVGRLLLVDALSTRFRELRVKRDPACSVCGTGHE, from the coding sequence GTGCTGACCGATGAGGAGCTGTTGCGCTATAGCCGACAGATCCTGTTGCAACAGGTTGATATCGACGGTCAGTTGAAGCTGAAAAACAGTCGTGTACTGATTATCGGCCTCGGTGGTCTGGGTTCGCCCGTTGCGCTCTACCTTGCCGCCGCCGGTATCGGTGAACTGCATCTGGCCGACTTTGACAGCGTTGACCTGACCAATCTGCAGCGTCAGATCATCCATGACACCGCCAATGTGGGGGAGAGCAAGGTCGACTCGGCGTCCCGCCGACTGCGCCTGATCAATCCGCTCATTAAACTGGTTGCCCACCGTTCGGCACTGGATGCCGATTCGCTGGCCGAGGCTGTCAGTGCAGTGGATCTGGTGCTCGATTGCTGCGACAACTTTGCCACCCGTGAAGCGGTGAACAAAGCCTGTGTGGCGGCGCGCAAACCGTTGGTCAGTGGCGCGGCCATTCGCCTCGAAGGGCAGTTGTCGGTGTTTGATTCGCGTCAGCCTGCCAGTCCCTGCTACCACTGCCTGTACGGGCACGGCAGCGAAGCGGAACTGACCTGCAGCGAAGCCGGAGTGATGGGGCCGCTGGTGGGGTTGGTCGGCAGCCTGCAAGCCCTTGAGGCACTCAAGATTCTGGCCGGTTTTGGTGAGCCGCTGGTGGGGCGTCTATTGCTGGTCGATGCATTGAGCACGCGCTTTCGCGAGCTGCGGGTCAAGCGCGATCCTGCCTGCAGCGTGTGTGGTACTGGCCATGAGTGA
- the prmC gene encoding peptide chain release factor N(5)-glutamine methyltransferase — translation MTIIASLLRAAELPDSPTARLDAELLLAAALGKSRSYLHTWPEKIVSSEAAWTFAEYLLRRRTGEPVAYILGQQGFWNLDLEVAPHTLIPRPDTELLVETALALLPESPAKVLDLGTGSGAIALALASERAAWHVTAVDRVLEAVALAERNRQRLQLENVNVFTSHWFSALADQRFDLIISNPPYIAAGDVHLAEGDVRFEPESALVAGTDGLDDIREIITGSASHLNAGGWLMLEHGYDQAEAVRQLLQDAGFAQVESRKDLGGHERITLGRLPC, via the coding sequence ATGACTATTATTGCCAGTTTGTTACGTGCTGCTGAACTGCCTGACTCACCCACGGCCCGTCTGGATGCGGAGCTTTTATTGGCTGCTGCCCTGGGCAAGTCGCGCAGTTATCTGCATACATGGCCCGAAAAGATTGTCAGCAGCGAAGCGGCATGGACCTTCGCCGAATACCTGTTGCGTCGCCGTACCGGAGAGCCAGTGGCTTACATTCTGGGCCAACAGGGTTTCTGGAACCTTGATCTGGAAGTGGCGCCACATACCCTTATCCCGCGTCCCGATACCGAACTGCTGGTCGAAACCGCGCTGGCCCTGTTGCCGGAAAGCCCGGCCAAGGTGCTGGACCTCGGCACTGGCAGCGGTGCAATCGCCCTGGCATTGGCCAGTGAACGCGCCGCCTGGCACGTCACGGCAGTTGACCGCGTGCTGGAAGCCGTAGCGTTGGCCGAGCGCAATCGCCAACGTTTGCAGCTTGAAAACGTCAACGTGTTTACCAGCCACTGGTTCAGCGCATTGGCCGACCAGCGTTTTGACCTGATTATCAGCAACCCGCCCTACATTGCCGCCGGTGACGTTCACCTGGCTGAAGGCGATGTGCGTTTCGAACCGGAAAGCGCCCTGGTTGCCGGTACCGATGGCCTGGACGATATTCGCGAGATTATCACCGGCTCTGCCAGCCACCTGAATGCGGGTGGCTGGTTGATGCTGGAACACGGTTATGATCAGGCAGAGGCGGTTCGCCAATTGCTGCAAGACGCAGGTTTTGCACAGGTTGAAAGCCGCAAGGACCTGGGTGGCCACGAGCGCATCACGTTGGGCCGCCTGCCGTGCTGA
- the prfA gene encoding peptide chain release factor 1 yields MKASLLNKLDILQDRFEELTALLGDGEVISDQTKFRAYSKEYAEVEPIVAAYGQWLKVQADLEGAQALLKDNDPDMREMAVEEVREAKERLSELEKDLQRMLLPKDPNDGRNVFLEIRAGTGGDEAAIFAGDLFRMYSRYAERRGWKLEILSENSGEHGGYKEVIARVEGENVYGKLKFESGVHRVQRVPATESQGRIHTSACTVAVLPEPDEQEAIEINPADLRVDTYRSSGAGGQHVNKTDSAIRITHLPSGIVVECQEERSQHKNRARAMSWLSAKLNDQQTSAAANAIASERKSLVGSGDRSERIRTYNFAQGRVTDHRVNLTLYSLDDVLAGGVDAVIEPLLAEFQADQLTALGE; encoded by the coding sequence ATGAAAGCGTCACTGCTGAATAAGCTGGACATCCTCCAGGACCGTTTTGAAGAACTGACCGCATTGCTTGGCGATGGCGAAGTCATTTCTGATCAAACCAAATTTCGTGCTTATTCCAAGGAATACGCAGAAGTTGAACCCATTGTCGCGGCCTACGGGCAGTGGCTCAAAGTGCAAGCCGACCTTGAAGGCGCCCAGGCGCTGCTCAAGGACAACGACCCTGACATGCGTGAAATGGCGGTCGAAGAAGTTCGCGAAGCCAAAGAGCGCCTGAGCGAGCTTGAAAAAGACCTGCAACGGATGCTGTTGCCCAAGGACCCGAATGACGGACGCAACGTGTTCCTTGAAATTCGGGCCGGCACCGGTGGCGATGAAGCGGCCATCTTTGCCGGCGACCTGTTTCGCATGTATTCCCGTTACGCTGAACGTCGCGGCTGGAAGCTGGAAATCCTGTCAGAAAACAGCGGCGAACATGGTGGCTATAAAGAAGTCATTGCCCGCGTCGAGGGCGAGAATGTTTACGGCAAGCTGAAGTTCGAGTCGGGTGTTCACCGTGTGCAGCGTGTGCCCGCCACCGAATCCCAGGGCCGTATCCATACTTCCGCCTGTACTGTGGCGGTCTTGCCAGAGCCGGACGAGCAGGAAGCCATCGAGATCAACCCGGCCGACTTGCGCGTTGATACCTATCGCTCCTCGGGTGCGGGTGGTCAGCACGTCAACAAGACCGACTCGGCGATTCGTATCACCCACTTGCCCTCGGGTATTGTGGTGGAGTGTCAGGAAGAGCGTTCCCAGCATAAAAACCGGGCGCGGGCGATGTCCTGGCTGTCGGCCAAGTTGAATGACCAGCAAACCAGCGCGGCGGCAAATGCAATTGCCAGCGAGCGCAAGTCGCTGGTGGGCTCGGGGGATCGTTCCGAGCGCATCCGCACTTACAATTTCGCGCAGGGGCGAGTGACCGACCATCGCGTCAACCTGACCCTGTATTCCCTGGATGACGTACTGGCTGGCGGCGTTGATGCCGTTATCGAGCCATTATTGGCGGAGTTTCAGGCTGATCAACTGACAGCCCTGGGTGAATAA
- the hemA gene encoding glutamyl-tRNA reductase: MAFLALGINHKTASVDVRERVAFTPEQLVEALQQLCRLTDSREAAILSTCNRSELYIEQDHLSADSVLKWLADYHNLSLDELRACAYVHEEDAAVRHMMRVASGLDSLVLGEPQILGQMKSAYAVAREAGTVGPLLGRLFQATFNSAKQVRTDTAIGENPVSVAFAAVSLAKQIFSDLQRSQALLIGAGETITLVARHLHDLGVKRIVVANRTLERASTLAEQFGAHAVLLSDIPQELVHSDIVISSTASQLPILGKGAVESALKLRKHKPIFMVDIAVPRDIEPEVGELDDVYLYTVDDLHEVVAENLKSRQGAAQAAEELVSIGAEDFMVRLRELAAVDVLKAYRQQSERLRDEELQKAQRMLANGSNPEDVLVQLARGLTNKLLHAPSVQLKKLSAEGRLDALAMAQELFALGEGSSHSSADKK; the protein is encoded by the coding sequence ATGGCCTTCCTCGCACTCGGTATTAACCACAAGACTGCTTCAGTAGACGTCCGCGAGCGCGTGGCTTTTACTCCGGAGCAGTTGGTTGAGGCCCTGCAGCAGCTCTGCCGCCTAACCGACAGTCGCGAAGCTGCGATCCTCTCCACCTGCAATCGCAGTGAACTCTATATAGAGCAGGACCACCTTTCAGCTGACAGCGTACTGAAGTGGCTGGCCGACTATCACAACCTGAGCCTTGATGAACTGCGTGCCTGTGCGTATGTCCATGAAGAAGACGCTGCCGTTCGTCACATGATGCGTGTGGCCTCGGGCCTCGATTCGCTGGTGCTGGGCGAGCCGCAGATTCTCGGCCAGATGAAATCGGCCTACGCTGTAGCGCGTGAGGCGGGCACGGTAGGGCCTTTGTTGGGGCGCTTGTTTCAGGCGACGTTCAACTCGGCCAAGCAAGTGCGCACCGACACCGCCATCGGTGAAAACCCGGTTTCCGTCGCGTTTGCTGCGGTGAGCCTGGCCAAGCAGATTTTCAGCGACTTGCAGCGCAGTCAGGCCTTGCTGATCGGTGCGGGCGAGACCATTACCCTGGTCGCCCGTCACCTGCATGACCTGGGCGTAAAACGCATCGTGGTCGCCAACCGTACCCTGGAGCGCGCGAGCACTCTGGCTGAGCAGTTCGGTGCCCATGCAGTGCTGCTGTCGGATATTCCTCAAGAGCTGGTACATAGCGATATCGTGATCAGCTCCACGGCCAGCCAGTTGCCGATTTTGGGCAAAGGGGCAGTCGAAAGTGCCTTGAAGTTGCGCAAGCACAAACCTATTTTCATGGTCGATATTGCGGTTCCCCGCGATATCGAGCCTGAAGTCGGCGAGTTGGACGACGTTTACCTCTATACCGTCGATGACTTGCACGAAGTGGTCGCCGAGAATCTCAAGAGTCGTCAGGGTGCAGCCCAGGCGGCAGAAGAGCTGGTCAGCATCGGCGCCGAAGACTTTATGGTGCGTTTGCGTGAGCTGGCGGCTGTCGATGTGCTCAAAGCCTATCGCCAGCAGAGCGAGCGCCTGCGTGATGAAGAACTGCAAAAAGCCCAGCGGATGCTCGCCAACGGCAGCAACCCTGAAGATGTGCTGGTACAACTGGCACGCGGCCTGACCAATAAATTGCTGCACGCGCCCAGCGTGCAGCTGAAAAAGCTTTCCGCCGAAGGCCGCCTCGATGCGCTGGCCATGGCCCAAGAACTTTTTGCCCTCGGTGAGGGCTCATCGCATAGCTCTGCGGATAAAAAATAG
- a CDS encoding tetratricopeptide repeat protein, with translation MNRSSALLLALVLLSGCQALAPTSPDDSSAAEDVTSVPEKPTVYSSFSEETLYSLLSAELAGQRNRLDIALDNYVTQAINTQDPGISERAFRIAEYLGADQAALDTSLIWARNAPDDLEAQRAAAIQLARNGRYDESMVYMEKVLQAKGDTHFDFLALSAVETDADTRAGLQKSFDSLLVKHPDNGQLIFGKALLMQQDGDAEGALKLLEKNPPQNGEVAPVLLRARLLQSLNRGKEALPLLQKSIRQYPDDKRLGLTYARTLVEQNRMGEAKVQFASLVEQYPEDDELRFSLALVCLEGKAWDEAEGYLEELIERDSHVDSAHLNLGRIAEERNDPETALTQYALVGPGNDYLPAQLRQADILISHGRGTEASKKLAAARDAQPDFAIQLYLIEAETLSANNQTDRAWNVLQQALKQYPDDMNLLYSRAMLAEKRNNLEQMERDLRAIIQREPDNAMALNALGYTLSDRTTRYAEAKALIQQAYDLNPDDPAVLDSLGWVNFRLGNLDEAERLLRQALERFPDQEVAAHLGEVLWANGKQREAKKIWGTFLKENPDSPTLRKTILRLTGSETL, from the coding sequence ATGAATAGATCCTCCGCGTTGCTCCTCGCCCTCGTTCTTCTCAGTGGCTGCCAGGCTTTGGCTCCCACGTCCCCGGATGACTCATCCGCGGCTGAAGACGTCACCTCCGTCCCGGAAAAACCAACGGTCTACAGCTCGTTCAGCGAAGAAACGCTGTACAGCCTGTTGAGCGCCGAGCTGGCCGGCCAACGTAATCGTCTGGATATCGCACTCGATAACTACGTGACGCAGGCGATCAATACACAAGACCCCGGCATCTCTGAGCGGGCGTTTCGTATTGCCGAATACCTGGGCGCCGATCAGGCCGCACTCGACACCTCGCTGATCTGGGCCAGAAATGCCCCGGACGACCTTGAGGCACAACGTGCTGCCGCCATTCAGCTGGCACGTAACGGTCGTTACGACGAATCCATGGTGTACATGGAAAAAGTCCTGCAGGCCAAGGGCGATACTCACTTCGATTTCCTCGCCCTGTCGGCGGTAGAAACAGATGCGGACACCCGTGCGGGCCTGCAAAAAAGTTTTGACAGCCTGCTGGTCAAGCATCCGGACAATGGCCAGCTGATTTTCGGCAAGGCCTTGTTGATGCAACAGGACGGTGATGCCGAAGGCGCACTGAAACTGCTGGAAAAAAATCCGCCGCAAAACGGTGAGGTCGCCCCGGTCTTGTTGCGCGCCCGTTTGCTGCAAAGCCTTAATCGCGGCAAAGAAGCCTTGCCACTGCTGCAAAAAAGCATTCGCCAATACCCCGACGACAAGCGCCTGGGCCTGACGTATGCCCGCACGCTGGTCGAGCAGAACCGCATGGGCGAGGCAAAAGTGCAATTTGCCAGTCTGGTCGAGCAATACCCCGAAGACGATGAGCTGCGGTTCTCCCTGGCCCTGGTGTGCCTGGAAGGCAAGGCCTGGGATGAGGCCGAGGGCTATCTCGAAGAGCTGATCGAGCGCGACAGCCATGTCGACTCGGCACACTTGAACCTTGGCCGTATCGCTGAAGAGCGCAACGACCCCGAGACTGCACTCACCCAATACGCACTCGTTGGCCCGGGCAACGACTATTTGCCCGCACAACTGCGCCAGGCCGATATTCTGATCAGCCACGGCCGCGGCACCGAGGCATCGAAAAAACTGGCCGCGGCCCGTGATGCTCAACCCGACTTCGCCATTCAGCTGTATTTGATAGAAGCGGAAACCCTGTCGGCGAATAACCAGACCGATCGCGCCTGGAATGTCCTGCAACAGGCACTCAAGCAGTACCCGGACGACATGAACCTGTTGTACTCACGGGCCATGCTGGCCGAGAAGCGCAACAATCTCGAACAAATGGAGCGGGATTTACGCGCCATCATCCAGCGCGAGCCTGACAATGCGATGGCATTGAATGCGCTGGGCTACACGCTATCGGATCGCACCACTCGCTACGCCGAGGCCAAAGCATTGATCCAGCAAGCCTACGACCTGAATCCGGATGATCCGGCAGTGCTCGACAGCCTGGGCTGGGTCAATTTCCGCCTTGGCAATCTCGACGAAGCCGAACGCTTGCTGCGCCAGGCGCTGGAACGCTTCCCGGACCAGGAAGTCGCCGCTCACCTGGGCGAAGTGTTGTGGGCCAACGGCAAGCAACGTGAAGCCAAAAAAATCTGGGGCACTTTTCTTAAAGAAAATCCTGACAGCCCTACTCTGCGCAAAACCATCTTGCGCCTGACCGGATCAGAGACTCTTTAA
- the lolB gene encoding lipoprotein insertase outer membrane protein LolB has translation MRHLVVFSLIALLAGCAGFGARESVEGHGSPALWSAHKQQLTQLDGWQINGKVGIRAPKDSGSATLFWLQRQDYYDIRLSGPLGRGAARLTGRPGSVVLEVANQGRYEAPTPEELLGEQLGWSLPVSHLVWWVRGLPAPGSKSRVTLNADSRLANLEQDGWKIEYLSYVEQNGFWLPERVKLHGPDLDVTLVVKDWQPRLLGQ, from the coding sequence ATGCGCCACCTTGTTGTTTTTAGCCTTATCGCCCTGCTCGCCGGTTGCGCGGGCTTTGGTGCCCGCGAATCCGTTGAAGGCCACGGCAGCCCGGCCTTGTGGTCGGCCCATAAACAGCAATTGACCCAGCTCGACGGTTGGCAAATCAACGGCAAAGTCGGCATTCGCGCCCCCAAAGACTCAGGCAGCGCCACGCTGTTCTGGCTCCAGCGCCAGGATTATTACGATATTCGTCTTTCCGGTCCTCTGGGCCGAGGCGCTGCCCGCCTGACCGGACGCCCGGGCAGTGTCGTTCTGGAAGTCGCCAATCAGGGCCGCTACGAAGCACCAACGCCTGAAGAACTGTTGGGCGAGCAATTGGGCTGGAGCCTGCCGGTGTCACATCTGGTCTGGTGGGTGCGCGGCTTGCCTGCACCTGGCAGTAAAAGCCGCGTGACATTGAACGCTGATAGCCGCCTTGCCAACCTGGAGCAGGACGGCTGGAAAATCGAATATTTAAGCTACGTCGAGCAAAACGGCTTCTGGCTGCCGGAGCGGGTCAAGCTGCACGGCCCGGACCTGGATGTCACGTTAGTGGTTAAAGATTGGCAACCTCGCCTGTTGGGTCAATGA
- the ispE gene encoding 4-(cytidine 5'-diphospho)-2-C-methyl-D-erythritol kinase has translation MQGHLDKESLVLPSPAKLNLMLHILGRREDGYHELQTLFQFLDYGDEMTFAVRDDGVICLHTEFPGVPHDENLIVKAAKKLQAQSGCALGIDIQIKKVLPMGGGIGGGSSNAATTLLALNHLWQLAWDEDRLAALGLSLGADVPVFVRGHAAFAEGVGEILTPADPEEPWYLVLVPQVSVSTAEIFSDPLLTRDSLPIKVRPVPKGNSRNDCEAVVKERYPEVRNALNLLGKYTEAKLTGTGSCIFGAFPNEADADKVLHLLTDTLTGFVAKGSNVSMLHRKLQDLAKETGTRYS, from the coding sequence ATGCAAGGCCATTTAGATAAAGAAAGCCTGGTTTTGCCCTCCCCGGCAAAGCTTAACTTGATGCTGCACATCCTCGGCCGTCGCGAAGATGGCTATCACGAACTGCAAACGCTGTTTCAATTCCTCGATTACGGCGATGAAATGACCTTTGCCGTACGTGACGATGGCGTTATTTGCCTGCACACCGAGTTCCCCGGTGTCCCTCATGACGAAAACCTGATCGTGAAGGCGGCAAAAAAACTTCAGGCGCAATCCGGTTGCGCCCTCGGGATCGACATCCAGATCAAAAAAGTGTTGCCCATGGGTGGCGGCATCGGTGGCGGCAGCTCAAATGCGGCGACCACCTTGCTGGCGCTCAACCATCTTTGGCAATTGGCCTGGGATGAAGACCGTCTGGCTGCGCTGGGCCTGAGCCTGGGGGCCGACGTCCCGGTTTTCGTGCGCGGACACGCCGCATTTGCTGAGGGTGTAGGCGAAATCCTTACGCCTGCAGACCCTGAAGAACCGTGGTATCTGGTCCTTGTCCCGCAAGTCTCTGTTAGTACTGCAGAAATATTTTCAGATCCTTTGTTGACACGTGACTCTTTGCCCATTAAAGTGCGCCCCGTTCCCAAGGGAAACAGCCGAAACGACTGCGAAGCAGTAGTGAAGGAGCGTTATCCAGAAGTACGTAACGCTTTGAATTTGTTAGGTAAATATACCGAAGCAAAATTAACTGGAACTGGAAGTTGTATATTTGGGGCCTTCCCAAACGAAGCAGATGCTGATAAAGTGCTGCACCTTCTGACAGACACCCTTACAGGGTTTGTAGCAAAAGGAAGCAACGTTTCGATGTTGCATCGCAAGCTACAAGATCTGGCAAAGGAAACGGGTACACGGTACTCGTAG
- a CDS encoding ribose-phosphate pyrophosphokinase, which translates to MSKMMVFTGNANPDLARRVVRQLHIPLGDISVGKFSDGEITAEINENVRGKDVFIIQPTCAPTNDNLMELVVMADAFRRSSATRITAVIPYFGYARQDRRPRSARVAISAKVVADMLTVVGIDRVLTVDLHADQIQGFFDIPVDNIYGSPVLVDDIEDQRFENLMIVSPDIGGVVRARAVAKSLGVDLGIIDKRREKANHSEVMHIIGDVEGRTCILVDDMVDTAGTLCHAAKALKEHGASKVFAYCTHPVLSGRAIENIENSMLDELVVTNTIPLSAAAQACSRIRQLDIAPVVAEAVRRISNEESISAMFR; encoded by the coding sequence GTGTCCAAGATGATGGTCTTTACGGGGAACGCTAACCCCGATCTGGCTCGGCGTGTCGTACGTCAGCTGCATATCCCACTCGGTGACATCTCTGTCGGCAAGTTTTCCGACGGCGAAATTACCGCTGAGATTAATGAAAATGTCCGCGGTAAAGACGTTTTCATCATTCAGCCGACTTGTGCTCCGACCAACGATAACCTGATGGAACTCGTCGTGATGGCTGATGCCTTCCGCCGCTCCTCAGCGACTCGTATTACTGCTGTTATTCCTTACTTTGGTTATGCCCGTCAGGATCGCCGTCCGCGTTCCGCACGTGTGGCTATCAGCGCAAAAGTTGTCGCTGACATGCTTACCGTAGTCGGCATCGATCGTGTTCTCACGGTTGATTTGCATGCTGACCAAATCCAGGGTTTCTTCGATATTCCTGTAGATAACATCTATGGCTCCCCAGTTTTGGTGGATGACATCGAAGATCAGCGCTTTGAGAACCTTATGATTGTGTCCCCGGATATCGGCGGCGTCGTGCGTGCACGAGCTGTTGCCAAGTCCTTGGGCGTCGATCTGGGTATCATCGACAAACGCCGTGAGAAAGCCAATCACTCGGAAGTGATGCATATCATCGGTGATGTCGAAGGGCGTACCTGTATTCTGGTTGATGACATGGTCGATACCGCCGGCACCCTGTGCCACGCGGCTAAAGCCTTGAAAGAGCATGGCGCTTCCAAAGTGTTCGCCTACTGCACACACCCTGTGCTGTCAGGTCGGGCAATCGAGAATATCGAAAATTCCATGCTGGATGAGCTGGTGGTGACTAACACCATTCCGCTGTCCGCAGCCGCACAAGCCTGTTCGCGTATCCGTCAGTTGGATATCGCACCGGTTGTGGCTGAAGCGGTTCGCCGCATCAGCAACGAAGAATCGATCAGCGCGATGTTCCGATAA